In Eleutherodactylus coqui strain aEleCoq1 chromosome 4, aEleCoq1.hap1, whole genome shotgun sequence, the following are encoded in one genomic region:
- the MTMR4 gene encoding myotubularin-related protein 4 isoform X1: MTEPSPRPHCSVLSCFGEEPPSLEYILAKDLFPPRELVKEEDKLQVPFQVLPGESVEYLGSANDAVIAVSNYRLHIKFKDSVINVPLRMIETVESRDMFQLQIICKDSKVVRCYFSTFKQCQEWLKRLSRASARPTKQEDLFAFAYHAWCQGICTDDEEHHVHLCGPGDNVKDRFQMELVRMGFDMQNAWRVSDINHNYKLCPSYPQKLLVPVWITDKELENVSSFRSWKRIPVVVYRHTRTGAVIARCSQPEISWWGWRNADDEYLVTSIAKACALNPGGRAATVNFSNRSSSDGNESGDTDFDSSLTACPGIEGSGAPQKLLILDARSYTAAVANRAKGGGCECEEYYPNCEVAFMGMANIHSIRNSFQYLRAVCNQVPDPGNWLSALESTKWLQHLSAMLKAAIGVANAVDREERPVLVHCSDGWDRTPQIVSLAKLLLDPYYRTLEGFQVLVETDWLDYGHKFGDRCGHQENAEDQNEQCPVFLQWLDCVHQLLHQFPCHFEFNHAFLVKLVQHTYSCLYGTFLTNNPCEREARNINKRTCSVWSLLRTGNKNFHNLLYMPGVEMVLHPVCHVRALQLWTAVYIPTSSPCIPIADEMELYLPPASQGPDFNSRSLDRLPKTRSMDNLMTACDSGGILTRTSSDPNLNNHQVSLDSRCSNDDGSDTESQGPHQQATDVKIKEEKVHDDHNASGCNEGNMQEVTEAHNNNNDDEEEEVMKPSSDPKAESPDLKCDNVQPGLENGKDTQEQTITISITDQEQQDCPTLTKPPCPNLVGDMYVNTLCRDFTKSVKMAKETCRTDRKAVSQMPRNDNSFLTSNWESLYGMMKSVPVGEIGLRRHLSYECPTRSLHSKHGRHAAGSYVSRDAAKIPYNFPASMHCSGPSTKSYRGSIASHNRPHSGRVFPLVCPSPAPLIYQDDDGLPIPSDVVQQRLRQMEASYKQEVDLLRRQVWELQLQLEIRQYCAPPPEPEADYEDDFTCVKESDSSDIDDLYSDKSEDWLSETSWEPVDKKDTEVTRWVPDHMASHCFNCDCEFWLAKRRHHCRNCGNVFCAGCCHLKLPIPDQQLYDPVLVCNTCYDNIQVSRARELMSQQLKKPLAAASS, translated from the exons ATGACTGAGCCCTCTCCGCGCCCCCACTGTTCGGTGCTCAGCTGCTTT GGTGAAGAGCCCCCCAGTCTGGAATATATCCTAGCGAAGGATCTGTTCCCACCCAGGGAACTGGTGAAAGAGGAGGATAAGTTGCAG GTACCCTTCCAAGTGTTGCCGGGCGAGAGCGTGGAGTATTTAGGAAGCGCAAACGATGCTGTCATAGCGGTCTCCAACTATAGGCTGCACATCAAGTTCAAAGACTCTGTCATCAAT gTGCCTTTAAGGATGATTGAGACTGTGGAGAGCCGTGATATGTTCCAGCTGCAGATTATATGCAAGGACTCCAAAGTAGTCAG ATGTTACTTTTCCACATTCAAGCAATGCCAGGAATGGCTGAAGAGACTGAGCAGAGCCTCGGCACGGCCAACCAAGCAGGAAGACTTGTTTGCATTCGCTTACCATGCTTGGTGCCAGGGAATATGCACCGATGATGAAGAACATCATGTTCACCTCTGCGGCCCAG GTGACAATGTGAAGGATCGCTTCCAGATGGAGCTGGTGCGGATGGGTTTTGATATGCAGAATGCCTGGCGAGTGTCTGATATCAACCACAACTACAA ACTGTGTCCAAGTTACCCCCAGAAGCTCCTGGTTCCTGTTTGGATCACCGACAAGGAGCTGGAGAATGTTTCTTCTTTCAGATCGTGGAAGAGGATCCCTGTTGTGGTGTACAG ACATACAAGAACCGGAGCAGTGATCGCACGTTGCAGTCAACCAGAGATCAGCTGGTGGGGTTGGCGCAATGCTGATGATGAGTATTTAGTCACTTCTATTGCAAAGGCCTGTGCACTGAATCCAGGCGGCCGCGCTGCTACCGTTAACTTCAGTAACAGAAGTAGCAGTGATGGAAATGAAAGCGGAGACACGGACTTCG ACTCTTCTCTAACTGCTTGTCCTGGTATTGAGGGGAGCGGGGCACCTCAGAAACTCTTAATCCTGGATGCTAGATCGTACACGGCTGCTGTTGCAAACAGAGCAAAAGGTGGAGGCTGCGAATGTGAAG AGTACTATCCAAACTGTGAAGTCGCATTTATGGGAATGGCAAATATTCACTCCATCCGGAATAGCTTTCAGTACCTGCGAGCTGTGTGCAACCAAGTGCCTGATCCAGGAAA CTGGCTATCAGCATTGGAAAGCACTAAGTGGCTGCAGCACCTCTCTGCCATGCTGAAAGCTGCCATTGGTGTGGCCAACGCTGTGGATCGAGAAGAGCGTCCAGTGCTGGTTCACTGCTCCGATGGTTgggacagaaccccacagatcgTATCCCTTGCAAAGCTTCTCTTGGACCCATATTACCGAACATTGGAG ggctTTCAGGTCTTGGTTGAGACAGATTGGCTAGATTATGGCCATAAATTTGGGGATCGCTGTGGTCATCAGGAAAATGCCGAAGATCAAAATGAGCAATGTCCTGTCTTCTTACAGTGGCTTGATTGTGTCCACCAACTTCTCCACCAGTTTCCTTGTCACTTTGAATTCAATCATGCCTTTTTG GTGAAGTTAGTGCAGCACACCTATTCATGCCTCTATGGGACTTTCCTCACCAACAACCCATGTGAACGAGAGGCACGAAACATCAACAAAAGAACTTGTTCTGTTTGGTCCCTATTGAGAACTGGTAACAAGAACTTTCACAATCTGCTCTACATGCCGGGTGTTGAGATG GTTCTACACCCAGTTTGCCATGTTCGGGCTCTACAGTTATGGACCGCTGTATACATTCCTACATCTTCACCTTGTATACCTATTGCTGATGAAATGGAACTGTACCTTCCTCCGGCTTCCCAAGGACCAGACTTTAATTCTCGATCGCTAGACAG gttACCGAAAACCCGTTCAATGGACAATCTTATGACGGCTTGCGACAGTGGGGGAATACTGACACGCACTTCTAGTGACCCTAACTTAAATAATCATCAAGTTAGCTTAGACTCGCGATGCAGTAATGACGACGGCAGTGATACTGAAAGTCAAGGTCCTCACCAGCAAGCCACAGATGTCAAAATCAAGGAAGAAAAGGTGCATGATGATCATAATGCTAGCGGATGTAACGAAGGAAATATGCAAGAAGTCACTGAagcccataataataataatgatgatgaggaggaggaagtgatGAAACCTTCATCAGATCCTAAAGCCGAATCTCCAGACTTGAAATGCGACAATGTTCAACCTGGCCTGGAGAATGGCAAAGATACACAAGAGCAGACTATTACGATATCTATCACCGATCAGGAACAACAGGATTGTCCTACCTTGACAAAACCTCCTTGCCCAAACTTAGTGGGCGATATGTATGTCAATACATTGTGTAGAGATTTTACCAAATCTGTCAAGATGGCAAAAGAAACATGTAGGACTGATAGGAAAGCAGTCTCCCAAATGCCGAGAAATGATAATTCTTTCCTAACCTCTAACTGGGAGAGTTTATATGGAATGATGAAATCTGTTCCTGTTGGTGAAATTGGACTCCGTCGTCATTTGTCATATGAGTGCCCTACAAGAAGCCTTCACAGTAAGCATGGAAGACATGCAGCTGGTTCATATGTATCTAGAGATGCAGCAAAGATTCCCTACAACTTCCCTGCCTCAATGCACTGTTCTGGACCCTCAACGAAAAGTTATAGAGGGTCCATAGCGTCTCATAACAGGCCTCACTCTGGTAGAGTCTTTCCTTTGGTTTGTCCTTCTCCTGCACCTCTTATATATCAAGATGACGATGGTTTACCTATTCCCAGTGATGTTGTGCAACAACGGTTGAGACAGATGGAAGCTAGCTATAAACAAGAGGTTGACTTGTTGCGAAGGCAGGTGTGGGAATTGCAACTACAGCTGGAAATTCGACAGTATTGTGCTCCACCTCCAGAACCTGAGGCTGATTATGAAGATGATTTT ACCTGTGTAAAAGAATCGGACAGCAGCGATATAGATGACCTGTATTCTGATAAAAGCGAGGACTGGCTTTCAGAAACCAGTTGGGAACCAGTGGATAAGAAGGATACGGAG GTCACCAGATGGGTCCCGGATCACATGGCTTCACATTGTTTCAACTGTGACTGTGAATTCTGGTTGGCCAAACGGAGGCATCACTGCAG AAACTGCGGAAATGTGTTTTGTGCTGGCTGCTGTCACTTGAAGCTTCCAATTCCCGACCAACAACTCTACGATCCTGTTTTGGTTTGCAATACTTGTTACGACAACATCCAAGTCAGCCGAGCTAGGGAACTTATGTCCCAGCAGCTAAAGAAACCCCTGGCTGCAGCGTCAAGCTGA
- the MTMR4 gene encoding myotubularin-related protein 4 isoform X2, translating into MGEEPPSLEYILAKDLFPPRELVKEEDKLQVPFQVLPGESVEYLGSANDAVIAVSNYRLHIKFKDSVINVPLRMIETVESRDMFQLQIICKDSKVVRCYFSTFKQCQEWLKRLSRASARPTKQEDLFAFAYHAWCQGICTDDEEHHVHLCGPGDNVKDRFQMELVRMGFDMQNAWRVSDINHNYKLCPSYPQKLLVPVWITDKELENVSSFRSWKRIPVVVYRHTRTGAVIARCSQPEISWWGWRNADDEYLVTSIAKACALNPGGRAATVNFSNRSSSDGNESGDTDFDSSLTACPGIEGSGAPQKLLILDARSYTAAVANRAKGGGCECEEYYPNCEVAFMGMANIHSIRNSFQYLRAVCNQVPDPGNWLSALESTKWLQHLSAMLKAAIGVANAVDREERPVLVHCSDGWDRTPQIVSLAKLLLDPYYRTLEGFQVLVETDWLDYGHKFGDRCGHQENAEDQNEQCPVFLQWLDCVHQLLHQFPCHFEFNHAFLVKLVQHTYSCLYGTFLTNNPCEREARNINKRTCSVWSLLRTGNKNFHNLLYMPGVEMVLHPVCHVRALQLWTAVYIPTSSPCIPIADEMELYLPPASQGPDFNSRSLDRLPKTRSMDNLMTACDSGGILTRTSSDPNLNNHQVSLDSRCSNDDGSDTESQGPHQQATDVKIKEEKVHDDHNASGCNEGNMQEVTEAHNNNNDDEEEEVMKPSSDPKAESPDLKCDNVQPGLENGKDTQEQTITISITDQEQQDCPTLTKPPCPNLVGDMYVNTLCRDFTKSVKMAKETCRTDRKAVSQMPRNDNSFLTSNWESLYGMMKSVPVGEIGLRRHLSYECPTRSLHSKHGRHAAGSYVSRDAAKIPYNFPASMHCSGPSTKSYRGSIASHNRPHSGRVFPLVCPSPAPLIYQDDDGLPIPSDVVQQRLRQMEASYKQEVDLLRRQVWELQLQLEIRQYCAPPPEPEADYEDDFTCVKESDSSDIDDLYSDKSEDWLSETSWEPVDKKDTEVTRWVPDHMASHCFNCDCEFWLAKRRHHCRNCGNVFCAGCCHLKLPIPDQQLYDPVLVCNTCYDNIQVSRARELMSQQLKKPLAAASS; encoded by the exons GGTGAAGAGCCCCCCAGTCTGGAATATATCCTAGCGAAGGATCTGTTCCCACCCAGGGAACTGGTGAAAGAGGAGGATAAGTTGCAG GTACCCTTCCAAGTGTTGCCGGGCGAGAGCGTGGAGTATTTAGGAAGCGCAAACGATGCTGTCATAGCGGTCTCCAACTATAGGCTGCACATCAAGTTCAAAGACTCTGTCATCAAT gTGCCTTTAAGGATGATTGAGACTGTGGAGAGCCGTGATATGTTCCAGCTGCAGATTATATGCAAGGACTCCAAAGTAGTCAG ATGTTACTTTTCCACATTCAAGCAATGCCAGGAATGGCTGAAGAGACTGAGCAGAGCCTCGGCACGGCCAACCAAGCAGGAAGACTTGTTTGCATTCGCTTACCATGCTTGGTGCCAGGGAATATGCACCGATGATGAAGAACATCATGTTCACCTCTGCGGCCCAG GTGACAATGTGAAGGATCGCTTCCAGATGGAGCTGGTGCGGATGGGTTTTGATATGCAGAATGCCTGGCGAGTGTCTGATATCAACCACAACTACAA ACTGTGTCCAAGTTACCCCCAGAAGCTCCTGGTTCCTGTTTGGATCACCGACAAGGAGCTGGAGAATGTTTCTTCTTTCAGATCGTGGAAGAGGATCCCTGTTGTGGTGTACAG ACATACAAGAACCGGAGCAGTGATCGCACGTTGCAGTCAACCAGAGATCAGCTGGTGGGGTTGGCGCAATGCTGATGATGAGTATTTAGTCACTTCTATTGCAAAGGCCTGTGCACTGAATCCAGGCGGCCGCGCTGCTACCGTTAACTTCAGTAACAGAAGTAGCAGTGATGGAAATGAAAGCGGAGACACGGACTTCG ACTCTTCTCTAACTGCTTGTCCTGGTATTGAGGGGAGCGGGGCACCTCAGAAACTCTTAATCCTGGATGCTAGATCGTACACGGCTGCTGTTGCAAACAGAGCAAAAGGTGGAGGCTGCGAATGTGAAG AGTACTATCCAAACTGTGAAGTCGCATTTATGGGAATGGCAAATATTCACTCCATCCGGAATAGCTTTCAGTACCTGCGAGCTGTGTGCAACCAAGTGCCTGATCCAGGAAA CTGGCTATCAGCATTGGAAAGCACTAAGTGGCTGCAGCACCTCTCTGCCATGCTGAAAGCTGCCATTGGTGTGGCCAACGCTGTGGATCGAGAAGAGCGTCCAGTGCTGGTTCACTGCTCCGATGGTTgggacagaaccccacagatcgTATCCCTTGCAAAGCTTCTCTTGGACCCATATTACCGAACATTGGAG ggctTTCAGGTCTTGGTTGAGACAGATTGGCTAGATTATGGCCATAAATTTGGGGATCGCTGTGGTCATCAGGAAAATGCCGAAGATCAAAATGAGCAATGTCCTGTCTTCTTACAGTGGCTTGATTGTGTCCACCAACTTCTCCACCAGTTTCCTTGTCACTTTGAATTCAATCATGCCTTTTTG GTGAAGTTAGTGCAGCACACCTATTCATGCCTCTATGGGACTTTCCTCACCAACAACCCATGTGAACGAGAGGCACGAAACATCAACAAAAGAACTTGTTCTGTTTGGTCCCTATTGAGAACTGGTAACAAGAACTTTCACAATCTGCTCTACATGCCGGGTGTTGAGATG GTTCTACACCCAGTTTGCCATGTTCGGGCTCTACAGTTATGGACCGCTGTATACATTCCTACATCTTCACCTTGTATACCTATTGCTGATGAAATGGAACTGTACCTTCCTCCGGCTTCCCAAGGACCAGACTTTAATTCTCGATCGCTAGACAG gttACCGAAAACCCGTTCAATGGACAATCTTATGACGGCTTGCGACAGTGGGGGAATACTGACACGCACTTCTAGTGACCCTAACTTAAATAATCATCAAGTTAGCTTAGACTCGCGATGCAGTAATGACGACGGCAGTGATACTGAAAGTCAAGGTCCTCACCAGCAAGCCACAGATGTCAAAATCAAGGAAGAAAAGGTGCATGATGATCATAATGCTAGCGGATGTAACGAAGGAAATATGCAAGAAGTCACTGAagcccataataataataatgatgatgaggaggaggaagtgatGAAACCTTCATCAGATCCTAAAGCCGAATCTCCAGACTTGAAATGCGACAATGTTCAACCTGGCCTGGAGAATGGCAAAGATACACAAGAGCAGACTATTACGATATCTATCACCGATCAGGAACAACAGGATTGTCCTACCTTGACAAAACCTCCTTGCCCAAACTTAGTGGGCGATATGTATGTCAATACATTGTGTAGAGATTTTACCAAATCTGTCAAGATGGCAAAAGAAACATGTAGGACTGATAGGAAAGCAGTCTCCCAAATGCCGAGAAATGATAATTCTTTCCTAACCTCTAACTGGGAGAGTTTATATGGAATGATGAAATCTGTTCCTGTTGGTGAAATTGGACTCCGTCGTCATTTGTCATATGAGTGCCCTACAAGAAGCCTTCACAGTAAGCATGGAAGACATGCAGCTGGTTCATATGTATCTAGAGATGCAGCAAAGATTCCCTACAACTTCCCTGCCTCAATGCACTGTTCTGGACCCTCAACGAAAAGTTATAGAGGGTCCATAGCGTCTCATAACAGGCCTCACTCTGGTAGAGTCTTTCCTTTGGTTTGTCCTTCTCCTGCACCTCTTATATATCAAGATGACGATGGTTTACCTATTCCCAGTGATGTTGTGCAACAACGGTTGAGACAGATGGAAGCTAGCTATAAACAAGAGGTTGACTTGTTGCGAAGGCAGGTGTGGGAATTGCAACTACAGCTGGAAATTCGACAGTATTGTGCTCCACCTCCAGAACCTGAGGCTGATTATGAAGATGATTTT ACCTGTGTAAAAGAATCGGACAGCAGCGATATAGATGACCTGTATTCTGATAAAAGCGAGGACTGGCTTTCAGAAACCAGTTGGGAACCAGTGGATAAGAAGGATACGGAG GTCACCAGATGGGTCCCGGATCACATGGCTTCACATTGTTTCAACTGTGACTGTGAATTCTGGTTGGCCAAACGGAGGCATCACTGCAG AAACTGCGGAAATGTGTTTTGTGCTGGCTGCTGTCACTTGAAGCTTCCAATTCCCGACCAACAACTCTACGATCCTGTTTTGGTTTGCAATACTTGTTACGACAACATCCAAGTCAGCCGAGCTAGGGAACTTATGTCCCAGCAGCTAAAGAAACCCCTGGCTGCAGCGTCAAGCTGA